The following nucleotide sequence is from Halapricum desulfuricans.
AGCTCGGTCTCGATCGTTCGCCCGTCGACGGTCGTCGCCATCTCGTCGGTGTTGTCCGGCCTGACCGAGGCGGCGATCGCCTCGGCGTCGTCGTGAGTCGTCCGGACGACGAGTTCTCGCGTCGGGCCTGAGTCGCGTTGACTCTCATCTGGATCGCGCTGACTCACGACTGGATCGCCTCCCTGACGGCCGTGATCACGTCGGCGGTCTCGGCCCCGACGGTCGCGACCGCGCGCCGAGGCGTCCCGAACGCCGTGCCGTCGCCCAGTCGATCGACCGCTCGATCGAAGACGACCTCCAGATCGACTGCGGCCTCGGGCGTCGCGGCTGCGGCGGCCCGCCCGTCGGTCAGTGCGAGCACGACCGGTTCGGGCGATCGGACGTCCCGGAGCAGTCGCGCGACCGTCTCGACTGGAACGTCACCGTCGTCGCGGGCGACGAACAGCCCGTCGTACCGGCCCGTCGTCGCGGCCTCGATCGCGGCGTGTGCGCTCCGGGCGTGGCGTCGCCAGGCGTCGAGCGCGGCCGCGCGGACATCGTGACCCAGCGCCAGCGCGACGGCCGTCCCCGGGTCTTCCCGAACCGCCCCTCCGAGCACGTCGGCGTAACCGCCGACCGTCTCGAATGGACCGCCGTCGTACGGTCGGAGTGCGGCCCCGATCGTCTCAGCTGCCCGTTCGGGACCGTCCTCGAGGACGGAAAGCGCGAGCAGCGAGGCGACGCGCCTGTCGTAGTCTTCGGCCTCGTCGTCGACCGATTCGAGCGCGTCGGCAGCGGCCTCGGGATCGCCCGAGAACGGCGCGTGCGTCAGCGTTGTGTGTGCCAGCCCGTCCGCGAGCTCGTCGGTCGGGACGGCGACGCCGGGTCGGCGCTCCAGCCCTGCGACATCCGCGAGATCGATCGCCGCGGGGGCGTCGGCCATCCGCGTTCCGGCCAGCGCGAGTACCGGGTCGGCGCTGTCGGCGTCGAGTTCGCGCGCGGTCTCGAAGGCGGTCGCGCTCGCTGCGGTCTCGACGCCAGACACCGACAGATCGCCGTCGATCCCGGTCGGGCCGACCGCGACGGTCAGGTCGGACTCGGTCGCGCGGTCGGCGCTCGCCCATGGCCGTGCGACGCTCACCTGATAGGGGGTCGCGATCCCGTCGAGCGCGCGAGCGAGCACGCCAGCGGCGGCCAGCGAGTCGGCGTCGGCACCGGCGACGAGCCGAACGAACTCGGCCGTCGCGAGCCCGTCGGCGAGGTCGCTGGCTCCGGGGGCATGCTCTGGGGAGCGACCGGCGGTAGACATCTACTCGAGGTACTCTTTGGCGACGTCGTAGCTGTAGGTGAACTCCTCGTCGAGCTCGTCGCCGCGGTAGTAGTCCACGAGGCGACGGATCTTCGACTCGGTGTTCTGCAGGGCGCGCTTGTTCTGGTGGTCGCCGGGGTGTTCGTCCATGTGCTCGCGCAGGCGGACGGCGCGCTCGAAGAGATTCGCAAGGTCCTCGGGGAGTTCGGGATCGGCGTCGTTGTCCTCGAGGATCTCGGTGATCTTCTTGCCGGTCGCGAGCTTGACGTCCGGAACAGGCGTGCCCTGAACGCCCTCGTCGCGCAGTTTCAGCCCGATCTCGCTGGGGCTGTGGCCGTCTTCGGCCAGCTCGACGACGCGCGCTTCGATCGCGTCTTCGTCTACGTCACTCCACTCCGGGGGTTCGTCTGCCACGGGCTTGTCCGAACTGGACGAGCCGCGGCGTCGTGTGTGCATTCGTGCCATTGTTCTGGTTGGAACGACACTGACCGCTTCCCGTGTGGCGCCACTCGCGCGTCGGCAGCGAACGCTGCACTCGGCGCGCGACGCCGGACACGTCCGCAATCCCGAGCCGCCCAATCGGACGGCGTGTCAGATTTGCGGTCGTGTGTTCCCACTGGTGAGTTCGTGGGCGGCCACTAAACGGTTTCTCTTTGCCCGGCGGGGCTCTCGGCGCTCCGGTTCGCACCAGCAGCGGCGTTCACGCCCGTTCGTCGAACATCCCGGTGGACATGTACCGCTCGCCGCTGTCCCAGAAGACCGTCACCACGAGCGGCGGATCATCACTGTCGGCCGCGTCCGGCTCGGCGAGGCGTTCTGCCACGTCTCTGGCGACCACGCCCATCGCGCCGGAGGACTGGCCGACGAGGATCCCCTCCTCGCGGGCGAGTCGTCGACACTCCGCCTCGGCGTCCTCGACGGCGACGGTCTCGAGTTCGTCGATCAACTCGACGTCGAGGATCTCGCTGACGAAGCCCGGCCCCATCCCCTGGAAGTCGTCGCTGCCGGCTTCGCCCGTCGCGAGCACGGCGTTGCCCGCCGGTTCGACGCCCACGACCGTCAGTTCGGGGAACGCCTCCCGGAGCCGCCGGCCCGTGCCGGTGATCGTCCCGCCGGTACCGATTCCCGCGACAAAGGCGTCGACCGTCCGGTCGCCGACCTGTTCGAGGATCTCCGGACCCGTCGTCTCGT
It contains:
- a CDS encoding 30S ribosomal protein S15; amino-acid sequence: MARMHTRRRGSSSSDKPVADEPPEWSDVDEDAIEARVVELAEDGHSPSEIGLKLRDEGVQGTPVPDVKLATGKKITEILEDNDADPELPEDLANLFERAVRLREHMDEHPGDHQNKRALQNTESKIRRLVDYYRGDELDEEFTYSYDVAKEYLE
- a CDS encoding PLP-dependent cysteine synthase family protein codes for the protein MKDSILDTLGSPLVELASPAGVTVAAKVESFNPGGSAKDRPATYMIEAAEKAGDLGPGDRIVEPTSGNTGIGISMAAAAKGYDVTIVMSEDKSVERQQLMRAYGADLHLIEGDMTRAREVADRLEREEGMVQLRQFENPANPRAHYETTGPEILEQVGDRTVDAFVAGIGTGGTITGTGRRLREAFPELTVVGVEPAGNAVLATGEAGSDDFQGMGPGFVSEILDVELIDELETVAVEDAEAECRRLAREEGILVGQSSGAMGVVARDVAERLAEPDAADSDDPPLVVTVFWDSGERYMSTGMFDERA
- a CDS encoding KEOPS complex subunit Pcc1 yields the protein MSQRDPDESQRDSGPTRELVVRTTHDDAEAIAASVRPDNTDEMATTVDGRTIETELTRETTGGLHSTADDYVVNLHVAAQCITDHDEHDNT